Proteins encoded by one window of Ramlibacter tataouinensis:
- a CDS encoding NUDIX hydrolase — protein MPAFRIPIKHCRNCGAAVAYRVPDDGDTRERAICPACGTIHYENPLNVVGTVPHWGDRVLLCKRNIEPRWGKWTLPAGFMELGETTVQGAERETDEEAGAQIEMEDLLTVISVPRVGQVHLYYRARLLSERFEPGHETLEARLFAEHEIPWEEIAFRTVRETLLRYFEDRRRGQFGVHNLEVL, from the coding sequence GTGCCCGCCTTCCGTATCCCGATCAAGCACTGCCGCAACTGCGGCGCGGCGGTGGCCTACCGGGTTCCCGACGACGGCGACACGCGCGAGCGCGCCATCTGCCCGGCCTGCGGCACCATCCACTACGAGAACCCGCTGAACGTGGTCGGCACCGTGCCGCACTGGGGCGACCGGGTGCTGCTGTGCAAGCGCAACATCGAGCCGCGCTGGGGCAAATGGACGCTGCCTGCCGGCTTCATGGAGCTGGGCGAAACCACCGTGCAGGGCGCCGAGCGCGAAACCGACGAGGAGGCCGGCGCGCAGATCGAGATGGAGGACCTGCTCACCGTGATCAGCGTGCCGCGGGTCGGCCAGGTGCACCTGTACTACCGCGCCCGGCTCCTGAGCGAACGGTTCGAGCCGGGACACGAAACCCTGGAAGCCCGCCTGTTCGCCGAGCACGAGATCCCCTGGGAAGAAATCGCCTTCCGTACCGTGCGCGAAACGCTGCTGCGCTACTTCGAGGACCGCCGGCGCGGCCAGTTCGGCGTGCACAACCTCGAGGTGCTGTAG
- a CDS encoding TRAP transporter substrate-binding protein, with protein sequence MIQRRTLLKSSAAAVVLGAPGLSGLAQQAVTLKFHTFMSPQSNVWLGMHKPWMEKVEKDSGGKIKFEAYPAMQLGGTPVQLYDQAKDGVVDVVWTLPGNTAGRFPRIEVFELPFIMNNAEATSKAYWEYVQTVAQDEFKDTHPIALQVHGPGMFHTKDKLIKHPDDLRGMKLRGPTRQITKMLGYLGAIPVGMPLPQIPDALSKGTIDGCVIPWEVVPSVKVHELTKFHSEFDPAGGALYTTTFVMAMNKAKYESLSPELKKVIDANSGMETSGWLGKVQQGNDIPGRKTAVDRNSTIYTIPAADAQEFKKRSARVEAEWVEDMNKRGFDGKKLLETAKALIEKHGKTTPAPKKA encoded by the coding sequence ATGATCCAGCGACGCACCCTGCTGAAATCCTCTGCCGCAGCGGTGGTCCTCGGTGCGCCCGGCCTCAGCGGCCTGGCGCAACAGGCCGTCACCCTGAAATTCCACACCTTCATGTCGCCCCAGTCGAACGTCTGGCTGGGCATGCACAAGCCGTGGATGGAAAAGGTCGAGAAGGACTCGGGCGGCAAGATCAAGTTCGAGGCCTACCCGGCCATGCAGCTCGGTGGCACGCCGGTGCAGTTGTACGACCAGGCCAAGGACGGCGTGGTCGACGTGGTCTGGACGCTGCCGGGCAACACCGCCGGACGCTTCCCGCGCATCGAGGTGTTCGAGCTGCCGTTCATCATGAACAACGCCGAGGCCACCTCCAAGGCCTATTGGGAGTACGTGCAGACCGTCGCCCAGGACGAGTTCAAGGACACCCACCCGATCGCGCTGCAGGTGCACGGCCCGGGCATGTTCCACACCAAGGACAAGCTGATCAAGCACCCGGATGACCTGCGCGGCATGAAGCTGCGCGGCCCGACCCGCCAGATCACCAAGATGCTGGGTTACCTGGGCGCCATCCCGGTGGGCATGCCGCTGCCGCAGATCCCGGACGCCCTGTCCAAGGGCACCATCGACGGCTGCGTGATTCCCTGGGAAGTGGTGCCCTCGGTCAAGGTGCACGAGCTGACCAAGTTCCACAGCGAGTTCGACCCCGCCGGCGGCGCGCTGTACACCACGACCTTCGTGATGGCGATGAACAAGGCCAAGTACGAGTCGCTGTCGCCCGAGTTGAAGAAGGTGATCGACGCCAACTCCGGCATGGAGACCTCGGGCTGGCTGGGCAAGGTGCAGCAGGGCAACGACATCCCCGGCCGCAAGACCGCGGTCGACCGCAACAGCACCATCTACACCATCCCCGCCGCCGACGCGCAGGAGTTCAAGAAGCGCTCCGCCCGGGTCGAGGCCGAGTGGGTGGAGGACATGAACAAGCGCGGCTTCGACGGCAAGAAGCTGCTGGAGACGGCCAAGGCGCTGATCGAGAAGCACGGCAAGACCACGCCGGCGCCCAAGAAGGCTTAA
- a CDS encoding TRAP transporter large permease, which produces MSPLALTALIFGIMLLLMAIRTPIAISMFAAGAIGYVLQAGWLPLANFLNTQAFARFASYDLSVIPLFILMGHFATQGGISRALFEFASAVMSRFRGGLAMASVMACAAFGAICGSSVATAATITSVALPEMKRHGYSGRLATGTLAAGGTLGILVPPSVPLVIYAILAEQNIAKVFAAAMIPGIIAMLGYMIAIAVYVRLVPGHAPERHDDDAPRLTLRALGGVLPIAVIFLLVFGGIYGGFFTPTEGAAVGAAATFVAALLKREITWQKFKHCFYATAEGSAMIFMIFLGADLMNAALALTQVPAQLASVVGSWGLSPVAVVSAILLFYVVLGAVMDELSMILLTIPIFFPMVMGLDFGMPPESVAIWFGIMVLMTVGFGLLAPPVGLNVYIVNGMARDIPIGESYRGVMPFLASDVIRTLLLLFFPPISLWFVQFVG; this is translated from the coding sequence ATGAGCCCGCTGGCCCTCACCGCGCTGATCTTCGGGATCATGCTGCTGCTGATGGCGATCCGCACGCCGATCGCCATCTCCATGTTCGCGGCCGGCGCCATCGGCTACGTGCTGCAGGCCGGCTGGCTGCCGCTGGCGAACTTCCTCAACACCCAGGCCTTCGCCCGTTTCGCCAGCTACGACCTGTCGGTCATTCCGCTGTTCATCCTGATGGGGCACTTCGCCACCCAGGGCGGCATCTCGCGCGCGCTGTTCGAGTTCGCCAGCGCCGTGATGTCGCGCTTCCGCGGCGGCCTGGCGATGGCGTCGGTGATGGCGTGCGCGGCCTTCGGGGCGATCTGCGGCTCCTCGGTCGCCACCGCCGCCACCATCACCTCGGTGGCGCTGCCCGAGATGAAGCGGCACGGCTACTCCGGCCGCCTGGCCACCGGCACGCTGGCGGCCGGCGGCACGCTGGGCATCCTGGTCCCGCCTTCGGTGCCGCTGGTGATCTACGCCATCCTGGCCGAGCAGAACATCGCCAAGGTGTTCGCCGCCGCCATGATCCCCGGCATCATCGCCATGCTGGGCTACATGATCGCCATCGCGGTGTACGTCCGGCTGGTGCCGGGCCATGCGCCCGAGCGGCACGACGACGATGCGCCGCGCCTGACGCTCCGGGCCCTGGGCGGCGTGCTGCCGATCGCGGTGATCTTCCTGCTGGTGTTCGGCGGCATCTACGGCGGCTTCTTCACGCCCACCGAGGGCGCCGCCGTCGGTGCAGCGGCCACCTTCGTCGCGGCGCTGCTCAAGCGCGAGATCACCTGGCAGAAGTTCAAGCACTGCTTCTACGCCACGGCCGAAGGGTCGGCCATGATCTTCATGATCTTCCTGGGCGCCGACCTGATGAACGCCGCCCTGGCGCTGACCCAGGTGCCGGCGCAGCTGGCCAGCGTGGTGGGCAGCTGGGGCTTGTCGCCGGTGGCGGTGGTCTCGGCGATCCTGCTGTTCTACGTGGTGCTCGGCGCGGTGATGGACGAGTTGTCCATGATCCTGCTGACGATCCCGATCTTCTTCCCCATGGTCATGGGGCTGGACTTCGGCATGCCGCCCGAATCGGTGGCGATCTGGTTCGGCATCATGGTGCTGATGACGGTCGGCTTCGGCCTGCTGGCGCCGCCGGTGGGACTGAACGTGTACATCGTCAACGGCATGGCGCGCGACATCCCGATCGGCGAGAGCTACCGCGGCGTGATGCCGTTCCTCGCCAGCGACGTGATCCGCACGCTGCTGCTGCTGTTCTTCCCGCCGATCTCCCTGTGGTTCGTGCAGTTCGTCGGCTGA